TGAGTGAGAGCGCCCCAAAGGTGCGCCCGTGGAATGACCCATCCAGTGCAACGACCTTGCTTTTTTGGTCGCCGCCCCGACTGTGCCCCGCGGCACGCGCCAGTTTGAGTGCACCCTCCATCGCTTCCGTGCCGCTGTTTGCGAAGAATACCCGGTTCAGTCCGGAGAGTTGGCAAAGCTTTTCTGCGAGTCGGCCCTGAAATTCGTTGTAATAAAGATTAGAAACGTGAATCACACGCGCGGCCTGCTCGCGAATGACTTTTACAATTCTGGGATGAGCGTGGCCGAGTGCGTTGACCCCAAGGCCTCCGACAAAATCCAGGTAGCGCCGGCCATCCATGTCATAGACAAAGACACCTTTGCCACGTGCGATCGCCAGAGGATAACGGCTGTAAGTCGCCAGGAGATATCGGCGCTCAAGGTTGGCAATTTCTTCGAGAGTCGGCATAGGGTTGCAATTACCGGAGACTACGAAATTCGCAATCGCTAATCTTCTTCCACCCAACGACAATTAACTTCGCCGGCGCGCATCTCACGGAAGATCTTTTCTGCGATTCCATCCAACTCCGCCAAAGGGTGCTGCTCGCCCTCGTAGTAAACAGCGGGTGGGTTGGCAAAAGGCTCGGCCCAAACCTCGTAGGCGCCTCCTCCGGTTGAAATTTCGAGGTAGTCGCCCTCACGCAGTCGCTTCTTCAGTTCGTCAAGATTCAGGTCGGACGGCACGGGCGCCTCGCTTGATGGTTTACTGGTCGATTGTGATCCGCGGGACAATTCTAAACAGGGTTCGTTGAAACCGTCTACCCGCCAGCCACAATGGCGTAAATGGCGGGTGAAACGTCCTTCCAAGGACGCAAGTCTTTCAATTAGAGCATCATAGACATTTTTTGTGTTAAATCCAGAAACCCGAAGCAAGCTTCCAAATATTGTAGGCTCAGTCCCGAAATGGTTTTATAATCGGGTAACTGTTGTGATTGCACGGTTTAGCTAGTCTCCCATGGGAATGAAGCTGGCACCCGAGTTGCTTACCACAGATACGCCCGGCCCCAAAAGGCAGCGTCGGGTGGTTTCGGCGCCATCAGTCTGGCACACGAACGTTCGGCCCATGGATAAGCATCTCCAGGTTCGGTTTACGGCAGTTGTCCTTGCCCTCCTCACAGTAGCAGCGGCTACGCTGGCGGCGATCAATTTCCAGAAGGAAAGTGAATTTCAGGTCCCCTATGATGGTGTGTGGTGGGTGGAGCGCGACGGGCACCTAACCGCCCAACGAGTTGACTCCCAAGGTCCGGCACAACGGTCTGGGATCAAAGCGGGCGACGAGCTTCAGTCCATTGATGGCTACGAGGTCCGCACCGCGGCTGCACTAGAGCGGCAGCTTTATCGTCACGGAGTATGGACCCGGGCGCGTTACCAGTTAACGCGGGGGGCGATTTCGCTGGAGCCCGAATTGGTTCTAGCGCCGGCTGACCGCTCACTCAATACGGGGCTGCGCTTGATCGCCCTGTTTTTCCTGGGCATCGGGCTTTATGTGCTCTTGCGCCGTTGGACTGCGCCAAAATCCACGCATTTTTATGTGTTCTGCCTGGTTTCGTTCATCTTCTACTCGTTCCGCTACACCGGAAAGTTGAACGATTTTGACTGGATCATCTACTGGTCGAATGTTGTTGCCTGGCTGCTACAGCCGGCCCTGTTTCTGCATTTCGTGCTGACTTTCCCGGAGAGCAAACAGTTTATCCGGCGCCATCGCTGGGTGCAGGCCAGCATCTATTTTCCCGGTTCGCTGCTACTGGGGTTGCACATCGTGGCGCTGCGAAAGCTCCAGGCCAGCGAACTGCTGCGCTGGGACCTTGACCGCTTGCAAATGCTTTACCTGGCAGTGTTCTTCATCGCAGCAGCGGGCGTGCTGTGGCACAGCTATCGCAATGCCAGCACCATAATTCTGCGCCAGCAGATGAAGTGGGTGACGCGCGGCACCATCCTGGCCATCACTCCTTTCACATTGTTCTACGTCATTCCGTACCTGCAGGGCGCGCTGCCGACGATGGGGATGAAAGTGTCGGTGCTGTCGCTGGTGTTCCTGCCGCTGACCTTTGGCTACGCCATCTTCCGTTATCGCTTGATGGACGTAGACCTGATATTCAAGCGCGGTATGGCGTACACCCTGGCTGCGGCGGCGATTGCAAGTGTGTACTTTGCCATGGTCGCGGTGGTCGCTGAGCTAGTGCATCTGCGACTGCCGAGCACCGGAACGACAGGATTGATCGCCGCCATCGTCGTTACCGCGCTGTTGTTTGATCCGCTGAAGAACTGGATCCAAGACCGGATGGATAAAGTCTTCTACCACAAGCAATATGACTACCGCCGCACCCTGATAGCCTTTGGCCGCGAGCTCAGCTCCGAAGCTGATTTGGGCAAGATGCTGATCGCGGTGGTGGATCGGCTTTCGCGAACCTTGGCGGTGGATCGCATCGCCATCTTCCTGGCGAATGGAGAACAGCCCAGCCGCTTTGAATTGGCAAAATCGTTTGGTATCGCTCCCACGGGTAACCTGGACCTTAGCTTCCTGAGCACTCCGCGGCCGGAGAGCGGCGCTGGACACCTTTTCTTTGAGAACACGCACCAGGTACCGCGTGAAACTCCTGCGGCGCAGCAGACCATCGCTCGGCTCGATCTGAATTACTACATACCATGCACATCCCAACAGGGCACGGTGGCAATGCTGGGCTTGGGAAAGACCATGGACGGTGACTTCCTCTCCAGCGAGGACGTGGAGTTGCTGGAGACGCTGGCCGGGTATATCGGCATCGCGATCCAGAATGCCCACCTGGTAGCGTCACTGGAGCAAAAGGCCTCGCAATACGAACGGCTGAAGGAATTCAACGAGAACATCGTGGAATCCATCAGCGTGGGGGTGCTGGCGGTTGACCTCGCCGACCGCATTGAGTCCTGGAACTCGCAGATGGAGGTCATGTACGCGCTGCCACGCTGGCAGGCTTTGGGCCGGTCCTTGAGCGACGTATTCCCATCCGCCTTTGTGGAGGAGTACTACCGGGTGAGGCAAACTCCAGGAATCCACAATTTATACAAGTTCCGGCTGGGAACCCCTTCGGGCGAGAGCCGCGTGACGAATATCGCCATCGCGCCGCTGGTCACGAAAAAGTTCAACGTGATCGGACGGTTGATCATTGTTGACGACATCACTGAGCGTATCGAACTGGAGTCGCAACTCTCGCAGGCGGAGAAGATGTCTTCCATTGGGCTGTTGGCCGCGGGAGTGGCGCATGAGGTGAACACGCCGCTGGCAGTAATTTCTTCTTATGCCCAGATGCTGGGAAAGCAACTGCAGGGTGATGAGCAAAAGACCGCGCTGATGGAGAAAATTACCCGGCAAACATTCCGCGCCTCGGAGATCGTTAACAATCTGCTGAATTTCTCGCGCACTCAAGGCGCTGAGTTGGGCCAGGTTGACTTGAATAAGGTGATCCATGACACCCTGGCGTTGCTGGAACATCAGCTCAAAGTTGCTCGCGTGACAGTGGAACCAGATTTATTGGACGGCCTGCCGCTCATCCACGGCAATGGGGGCAAGCTGCAGCAAGTATTTCTCAACCTCTTCCTGAACGCCAAGGACGCTATGCCGGGAGGCGGGAGGCTGCGGGTCGAGACCCGGAATGGCTCCGGCGTGAGTGTGACTATTTCTGATACTGGCATGGGCATTGCGCAGGAGCACATCCAGCGTATTTACGATCCGTTCTTCACCACCAAAAACTCCACGCGGGAAGGTCAACCTCGGGGCACCGGGTTAGGTCTTTCGGTGACCTACGGCATCATTCAGGAACATGCAGGAAAGATCCAGGTATTAAGCCGGCCGGGCGAGGGAACCACGTTCTATCTTGAGTTTCCGCTGATAAGGAAGGCCGTGAATGCGTAAGTTAGACAATTTAGAAGACTCAAAGCGAGAGATATGCCATGGCTGAAGCTGCTCTTATTGCGCGCCGCCCGCTAGGCGATGCCCGCGAGTTTAGCTCCGGATCCGTCCTGATCGTGGATGATGAGGCGGAAATCAGGGAGTCCCTACAAACTCTATTGGAGTTGGAAGGCTACGACGTGGACTCGGCCGGCAGTGCTGAAGAAGGACTTCTACGGCTGGGCGAGCGCACCTTCGATCTGGTTTTGCTGGATCTTGCCCTTCCCGATCGCAATGGTATGGAAGTGTTGCAGCAGATCCGCTCGCGCGACCCCGAGCTTTCGGTGGTGATGATCACTGCTTACGGCACCCTCGAGAATGCGGTCAAGGCGATGCAGGCAGGCGCCACCAATTTCATCCAAAAACCGTGGGACAACGAGAAGCTGCTCGCAGATGTGCGCGCCGCAGTGGCGCGTCGTCGTGCAGAAGAAGAGAACGTTCAGCTCAAGCGGGCCCTCAAGCAGCGTTACAATTTTGAGAACATCGTAGGCAAGAGCGAAGCCATGCTGCGCATCTTCGATCTGATTGCGCAAGTGGCGCCTAGCCGATCAACCGTGCTGTTGCAGGGAGAAAGCGGCACTGGGAAGGAGTTGATCGCCAAGGCCATTCACCTGAACTCTCCACGGAGCGACCGCGCTTTTGTGCCGGTGAATGCCGGTTCCATGCCCACCGACTTACTGGAATCAACCCTGTTTGGTCACGTCAAAGGCGCATTCACCAGCGCCATTGCGTCCAAGAAAGGATTGTTTGAAGTTGCCGACCGGGGCACGCTTTTCCTGGATGAAATTGGCACCATGGGCGTTGACACGCAATCCAAGATCTTGCGGGTGCTGCAGGACCGTAAATTCATGCACCTGGGTGGAGTGCAGGAGCTCCAGGTTGATGTGCGCATCATCGCCGCCACCAACGTTGAGCTTAAGCAACTGGTGCGCGAAGGCAGGTTTCGCGAGGATTTGTTCTACCGCCTGAACGTCATCAGCATTGAGCTGCCACCTTTAAGGCGGCGGCGCGAGGACATTCCGCTGCTGGTGGACTTCTTCCTGAAAAA
The DNA window shown above is from Terriglobales bacterium and carries:
- a CDS encoding sigma-54 dependent transcriptional regulator, encoding MAEAALIARRPLGDAREFSSGSVLIVDDEAEIRESLQTLLELEGYDVDSAGSAEEGLLRLGERTFDLVLLDLALPDRNGMEVLQQIRSRDPELSVVMITAYGTLENAVKAMQAGATNFIQKPWDNEKLLADVRAAVARRRAEEENVQLKRALKQRYNFENIVGKSEAMLRIFDLIAQVAPSRSTVLLQGESGTGKELIAKAIHLNSPRSDRAFVPVNAGSMPTDLLESTLFGHVKGAFTSAIASKKGLFEVADRGTLFLDEIGTMGVDTQSKILRVLQDRKFMHLGGVQELQVDVRIIAATNVELKQLVREGRFREDLFYRLNVISIELPPLRRRREDIPLLVDFFLKKYAQENERPVRQISSEALRPLLNYSWPGNVRELENVIERAVVLSSGPTIGLDLLPDHIVGRGATLPVLEHRSDASLFDIIEDCERRVISEMLEKCAWNQTEAAERFRVPLSTLNQKIKRLNIEIKRKSRE
- a CDS encoding ATP-binding protein; amino-acid sequence: MGMKLAPELLTTDTPGPKRQRRVVSAPSVWHTNVRPMDKHLQVRFTAVVLALLTVAAATLAAINFQKESEFQVPYDGVWWVERDGHLTAQRVDSQGPAQRSGIKAGDELQSIDGYEVRTAAALERQLYRHGVWTRARYQLTRGAISLEPELVLAPADRSLNTGLRLIALFFLGIGLYVLLRRWTAPKSTHFYVFCLVSFIFYSFRYTGKLNDFDWIIYWSNVVAWLLQPALFLHFVLTFPESKQFIRRHRWVQASIYFPGSLLLGLHIVALRKLQASELLRWDLDRLQMLYLAVFFIAAAGVLWHSYRNASTIILRQQMKWVTRGTILAITPFTLFYVIPYLQGALPTMGMKVSVLSLVFLPLTFGYAIFRYRLMDVDLIFKRGMAYTLAAAAIASVYFAMVAVVAELVHLRLPSTGTTGLIAAIVVTALLFDPLKNWIQDRMDKVFYHKQYDYRRTLIAFGRELSSEADLGKMLIAVVDRLSRTLAVDRIAIFLANGEQPSRFELAKSFGIAPTGNLDLSFLSTPRPESGAGHLFFENTHQVPRETPAAQQTIARLDLNYYIPCTSQQGTVAMLGLGKTMDGDFLSSEDVELLETLAGYIGIAIQNAHLVASLEQKASQYERLKEFNENIVESISVGVLAVDLADRIESWNSQMEVMYALPRWQALGRSLSDVFPSAFVEEYYRVRQTPGIHNLYKFRLGTPSGESRVTNIAIAPLVTKKFNVIGRLIIVDDITERIELESQLSQAEKMSSIGLLAAGVAHEVNTPLAVISSYAQMLGKQLQGDEQKTALMEKITRQTFRASEIVNNLLNFSRTQGAELGQVDLNKVIHDTLALLEHQLKVARVTVEPDLLDGLPLIHGNGGKLQQVFLNLFLNAKDAMPGGGRLRVETRNGSGVSVTISDTGMGIAQEHIQRIYDPFFTTKNSTREGQPRGTGLGLSVTYGIIQEHAGKIQVLSRPGEGTTFYLEFPLIRKAVNA